Proteins encoded within one genomic window of Bradyrhizobium sp. 186:
- a CDS encoding isoprenyl transferase, with product MSNAAAPVTEGHDRSDAPAHVAIIMDGNGRWAAARGLPRAEGHRRGVEALRRVVRASHELGIRYLTIFSFSSENWSRPASEIGDLFGLLRRFIRNDLASLHRDGVKVRIIGERDGLESDICALLNEAEELTRDNTRLTLVVAFNYGSRQEIAKAAQKLAREVADGRRDPASIDAETLGVHLDAPDIPDPDLIIRTSGEQRLSNFLMWQAAYSELVFVPIHWPDFDKPALESAIAEFARRERRFGGLVAKTAS from the coding sequence ATGTCCAACGCCGCCGCGCCCGTCACGGAGGGACACGACCGGTCCGACGCGCCTGCGCATGTCGCCATCATCATGGATGGCAACGGGCGTTGGGCGGCCGCGCGCGGCTTGCCGCGGGCCGAAGGCCATCGCCGCGGCGTGGAGGCCCTGCGCCGCGTGGTTCGCGCGTCGCACGAGCTCGGCATCCGTTATCTCACCATCTTCTCCTTCAGCTCCGAAAACTGGTCGCGCCCGGCGAGCGAGATCGGCGATCTCTTCGGCCTGCTGCGGCGCTTCATCCGCAACGATCTCGCGAGCCTGCATCGCGACGGCGTCAAGGTGCGCATCATCGGCGAGCGAGACGGGCTGGAGAGCGACATCTGTGCGCTCCTGAACGAGGCCGAGGAACTGACGCGCGACAACACCCGCCTCACGCTCGTCGTCGCCTTCAATTACGGTTCGCGGCAGGAGATCGCGAAGGCGGCGCAGAAGCTCGCGCGCGAAGTCGCCGACGGCAGGCGCGATCCGGCCTCGATCGATGCCGAGACGCTTGGCGTCCATCTCGACGCGCCCGACATTCCCGATCCCGATCTCATCATCCGCACCAGCGGCGAGCAGCGCCTGTCCAATTTCCTGATGTGGCAGGCCGCCTATAGCGAACTGGTGTTCGTGCCGATCCACTGGCCCGATTTCGACAAGCCCGCGCTCGAAAGCGCGATCGCCGAATTTGCCAGGCGTGAACGCCGTTTCGGCGGCCTCGTCGCGAAAACCGCCTCGTGA